The window GCAGAAATTCGGTTCTCAGAAATCTTTCTGTTTGTTTATAACTTAGTTTGCTAATTATGTAAGTGCTATGGTTCTGGCTGTTGGGAAACATGACTCAATAACTTAGGTATTTTTAGAATATGGGGGTGTTTTTGAGTAATCCAGTGGGAGAAAATGTTATGTTAATTTGGGCTTTATGTAATCAGTGTTGAGTAAATGTGTTTTTCAGAAAACCTTTTCGGTATAGTAAACCATCCCAATAACCCAAGTTTTGAGTAACCCATTTTTTTTAGATTCTTCGGCGGTGGGAAATTCCGAACGTTTCCTTAATTCTTGCCTGTTTTTTCCCCTGAAatcatacctgggtgttagtaacttGTGGGTTTTTTGCATCTTCTGCAGAAAATTAGGCCCTAATGGGAAAATTTTGGTTTTCCCCGATAACtgcttttcttgggttatcttgtggtaacttccgggttaaaaatccggcGAAAAAACTTATTTTCTTCTTAAACTTACGTTTTGTTAAAAACATTCGCTATGTAAACTTATTTTTCATAAACAATGTTTTTTTTATAATTCGAGTTTACTCAATTAACTTCGTTTTCTTCATGATAACTATGCTCTACGGTTCCTCGTGTGGTTCCTAATCCCTTAACGGCTGTGGGTTAATTTCGGCGTTTTAAAAATTCGTGTTTTTTTAACCAGTTCTATGTTCCCAGGTTCTGTTTCCGTGGCTTGATACACTGTTCCCTTTTTAAAACTAGGGCGGTTTTTTGAATCCCCCCGGCTGGATAAATTACATGTTTTCCTAAGACAATCTTTCCTGTTTTTTGTTTTAAAATTGGGACTGGGGTTTTAGTCCGACTTGTGGGTTCCTTTTTAAAAACTGATGAATTTGACCGAAATCTTTCGCATATAATTAGGTTTTGAAAATACACCTTCTTTCATAAATTGGTGCTTATATAATACTTTTTTTCGAAATTTTTGTACAGAAAACTTAAGATGCCAAAATATAGTTTTTGGATATTAAAATTTGGTTTTTAAAATTATCGACTTTCTTGTAATAATTGGTTGCATTTCCTATACACAACTGTCAAAAACTTTGCTTTAATAAACggatttttaaaaattttattttgtaATGTATATTATTGAACATTAGCATCCGTTATTCACTTTCCGGTTCTTATTTTTTAATAAAACTTTTCAGCGTATGCGTACCACAAATGAAAATGAAAGGTTTCCCAATGAGATTTTTTGCCCACGTGCTTGTGTGTTTTTCAGTCAAAAATTTGCCTGGATGTGTCATTCCCTAAGGGGGTGAACGGATTGGTGTTAAAATTGAACAAGTGGCCCTTCCGATTTGGGGCGGTGAAGAACCTGGGGGCTGTTTAAAATGGGGGTCCCCCAAACACCCGAGGGCCCGAGGAACCTGGCCACCCAGGACAGTAGGACACACCTGGGAACCCAAATAAGCGTATAATGTTTGGGGGGAATGACGGTTTTAGTAAGGCACCAATGGACAAACACATATTGGGTCCTTCTGCCTCCAACTTTAACGGCCAAAAACCCTATAGAACTCAAACATCTTCCTATGCTTGATGGGCTGCACAATGGGTGGAGCGTAAAGGCCCCAGCCAAAAAatgaaaaattttatttttttaaaaaagggaaAGCGTTAATTAACCCTCAGGTTTTCAGACCTGGGGAAAGCCAACGTATGATTGGAAAGCAGGAGAAGTTTAATTAAAATCTTCTTTGATTCACAGGTTCTCGACCCCTTCATAAGGAACCTTATAAAGGTTTTTGGCCATGATAATTTTTTAGTGGTTTCTTGCTTGTTAATCCTTTCGGTGTTTCTTTATAACCAATACGCTGTTTTGTTCATATAGAATCTTACTGTTCTTAactatattttttattttcttgttaAATAATAATTATGTTTTTTGGGTAGAAATCTTTTTCGGTTTCTTGTTATGTAAATTTAAAAGGTTTCTTGTATGAAAATTTACGGGTTTCTGGGatgatttaaaattttttttttccatgaaaTTACCGTATTCGCATGATAATCTTCATGGTTTCCTTGCTGAGAGCCAAGTAGCGGGCTGATTTTAGTTCATCGCGTGGAGAAATACTTCCATCAAAATGATCtgctatatttttttattttttattttgtctttgcaaacactacattgagattttatatttataatagcgggttgcaatgcaaagagagcctctattatgcctaggtatTGCACTAGCCTCGTATGTCCAGAACGGACACCATAATCTATGCTACGGTTGTAACAAGGTTTATAAatgggtttagaaagacacgtgagcaaacactttagcatataatatatttatttctacatgtacaaggtatacagaccatagctgacatcgatgacatacttctatatagaaagtcacttgttatgctgagcatttctagcaaattaggtaaattttgtcccgggatgcgacccacaccagtcgactaacacccaggtacccatttttactgatgggtgaacatggacaacaggtgtaaggaaacatacatAATGTGTTCTTATGTTTCaatcctcgccgggaatcgaacccggacactcggtgtgtgaagcgagagctatgCCACGCCTCGaaaaacatttcggtcctaggaccttgaCTATTTcaaacatacagaggttaaaagacACTATATATAGTCGGAGAGTGAGgtatgagtgacacatggtgaccttagtatgttagaagtgatcaaggtgtcAGGACCTTAATGTTTTCAAATAAATGTTCtaatgtttgctcacgtgtctttctaaaccaatttgtcggtatctattaccaaggtttataccaagctTTATTAATTAAAGGTAAACAACAAGAATCTTGAGTAGACGTGTCAACGAAAGCTAGAACAGGTTGACAGGTTGGctcgccaggacgggtcctgacccgggtcttctccatgtcaAGGACAGCAAATGCGCAGATCAAACTAACAATGGCAATACTGCAACACAGAAATTCAGAATACCATCTGGATAGATTTTTCATAGACGAAACTCGTAAAATGCAAAACGCAATGCTACTGAAACGTTCTCATTCAGTACAATCACACACAACCAAAACAGGTTCAAATGAGCAAAACCTTGATCAATACAGATATTAAATCACGTAACTTGCAAAATCGTAATAATACAATTGCAGACAAATGACGTAAAAAAAACAGACATAGACACAGTATAATGTGACCCTTTATtgaagaagaaaaaggcacaacaccgtgactggaagaatatacaaataacccgtacataggaacggctttctatatattattatgccattgatgtcagctaggcctatataccttgtagatgtacttgtagaaatatagttattattattttttttcaacaagtcggccgtctcccacctaggcagggtagccccaaaaagaaaatccccaaaacgaaaatactttcatcattcaacactttcacctcactcatacataatcactgtttttgcagaggtgcccagatacaacagcttagaaacatatataaagatacaatataaaaagtgacctgaaataatataacAACTCCctatagaatataatatcagggtcccaattatatatatatatatatatatatatatatatatatatatatatatatatatatatatatatatatatatatatatatatatatatatatatatatatatatatatatatatatatatatatatatatatatatatatatatatatatataccgtcctattacatatccctccaaactgccaatattccaaaaccctcctttagagtgctggcattgtacttcccatttccaggactcaagtccggctatataaaaaataaccggtttccttgaatcccttcactaaatattaccctcctcacactccaacagctcgtcaaatcccaaaaaccattcgtcttcattcacccctaacacgctcacgcacgcttgctggtagtccaagcccctcgcccacaaaacctcctttaccccctccctccaaccttttcgaggacgacctgccttccttcccctacagatttatatgctctccatgtcattctactttgatccattctctctaaatgaccaaaccacttcaacaacccctcttcagccctctgacgaatacctttattaactccacaacttctcctaatttccacactccgaattttctgcataatatttacaccacacattgcccttagacaggacatctccactgcctccaacctcctcctcgctgcagcatttacaacccaagcttcaaacccatgtaagagtgttggtactactatactttcatacattcccttctttgcctctactgataacgttttttgtctccacatatacctcaacgcaccactcacattctttccctcatcaattctatggttaacctcatccttcataaacccatccgctgacaagtcaactcccaaatatctgaaaacattcacttcttccatactcctctccaatgtgatatccaatatctccttatctaaataatttgataccctcatcaccttactcttatctatgattattattattatctattatctattattattattattgttatctatCAGACTTGAGAAAAGGCCTGCTGTGCAAGCACTGGGCTGGTGCTGCCATCTGTTGGCGGGCACAGGCCGACCTTCATTTCACCCCACATTAGCTCCGCTATTTACGAGTGACTCGGACATGGTTACAACAATGACACAAAAACGAGAACAATGTGAAAATACGACAAAACAGAAGAAATTAAGCAAATGATGCTGGACTaactatatatatttatgtaagcCATTTCGCCAACAACATTGTTCCCCTCAGCATCGTAATGACGACCTGCTCGAGTATCATGGCCTTACTGGGGATGCCTGTCAACCTGTGGATGTACTCTCAGTATTGGCTGCATGAAGGCGAGGACAGCATCGTCGTGCCCTACGTAAAAATCATCACGTCCCTAGCCTTAATAACCATCCCCGTGGTGACGGGAATGGTCATCAGGCACTTTAAGAAGAGAGTCGCCAGCATCATCACCAAGGTGAGGGAGAGTATTTTGAAAgtaaaagatatattattatcaataatatGGACTAAGGTTTTGCAGATTAGAAATACGTGAAAAGGGGAAGTATACAAGTTGTCAaggaggtacagtggaacctcggcactCGAACTTAATTAACTGGTTCCAGAAAGCTGTTCGAAtgccgatctgttcgagtacaggttaggttaggtaaggttcgtcaggaaacaggacaaatgtttcctgacgcgggtcttagtcagatgatgacccgcctttggagcttttggtcatctgaccgaggccttccgctggcttaccggtccacccctttaaaaattatggtcatttataaccttccaaaaataaaaaggaagaaaaaagtgATGTGTGTTCGAGTACAGAACGAATTTTTCCAACCAATTTtatttttggttggctgttatcactaaccctcctaggccccatggtgacttatttatacaaaaaatataaaaaaaaaatgcgaagaaacacgaaatagtttacggcgaagttctggcaggttgtgTTTGTGTGGTCGAGTGCCGAGCAAACGGTCGACTACCGAGCGATTTGTTTACTGAATTTACTGAACAAAGCGTCGGAATACCAAATTGttcgagtactgaggttccactgtaaatgtaAATCACGACAGTGGTCTAAAACCCAGGTACTTATCTATTATTAGGTGAAGAGAGGCTGCAAATATAAGGAAGCTTATCAGTGCATCTTGCCCCACAgacaaacaataataataataataataataacctttactaggttaattttgtccctagaatgcgacccacgccagtcagctaacacccaggtacatacatgctgctaggtgaacaaggacagcaggtgtcttaaagaaacacgaCCAATGTTTTCCCCTGACCTCGAGTCCTTTAGATTGCGAGCTACAATTCACTAGTTATTAACTCTTGGCCTCTAAAACCTTCAAGAGTTATTTGTCAAGGATTGAGAGCTACCGCTTCCTTCCTCGATCACACGGTGTTGCCTCCCATCCATACAGCTCTAATGTTACTCCATGAATATAAAACTatccatataataataataataacaataataataataataccgataataataataagaaaaaataataataagagcgATAATAATACTAGGATGTGAGGATATTGTGATATAAGGTGTTCCATTTCAGGTGGCGGGGTTGCTGGGCTGGTTGGGAATCATGGTGTGCAGTATTGTGGGTATGATGCTCTACGGGCGTCTCTTAATAACCGCTTCACCGCTTATCTACGTTGGTGCTGCCATCCTTCCCCTCGCCGGCTTCACTCTCTCATACGTCATCGCCAAACTTACCTGCAGGGTAAGTTCCAACGCTCATCTGCAGGGTAAGTTCCCACGCTCATCTGCAAGGTAAGTTCCCACGCTCATCTGCAGGGTAAGTTCCCACGCTCATCTGCAGGGTAAGTTCCCACGCTCATCTGCAAGGTAAGTTCCCACGCTCATCTGCAGGGTAAGTTCCCACGATCACCTGCAGGGTAAGTTCCCACGCTCATCTGCAGGGTAAGTTCCCACGATCATCTGCAGGGTAAGTTCCCACGATCACCTGCAGGGTAAGTTCCCACGCTCATCTGCAGGGTAAGTTCCCACGATCATCTGCAGGGTAAGTTCCCATGCTCATCTGCAGGGTAAGTTCCCACGCTCATCTGCAGGGTAAGTTCCCATGCTCATCTGCAGGGTAAGTTCCCACACTCATCTGCAAGATAAGTTCCCACGCTCATCTGCAGGGTAAGTTCCCATGCTCATCCGCAGGGTAAGTTCCCACACTCATCTGCAGGGTAAGTTCCCATGCTCATCTGCAGGGTAAGTTCCCATGCTCATCTGCAGGGTAAGTTCCCACGCTCATCTGCAAGGTAAGTTCCCACGCTCATCTGCAGGGTAAGTTCCACGCTCATCTGCAAGGTAAGTTCCCATGCTCATCCGCAGGGTAAGTTCCCACGCTCATCTGCAGGGTAAGTTCCCATGCTCATCTGCAGGGTAAGTTCCCACGCTCATCTGCAAGGTAAGTTCCCATGCTCATCTGCACGGTAAGTTCCCATGCTCATCTGCAGGGTAAGTTCCCACGCTCATCTGCAGGGTAAGTTCCACGCTCATCTGCAAGGTAAGTTCCCATGCTCATCTGCAGGGTAAGTTCCCACGCTCATCTGCAAGGTAAGTTCCCATGCTCATCTGCAGGGTAAGTTCCCACGCTCATCTGCAGGGTAAGTTCCCACGCTCATCTGCAGGGTAAGTTCCCACGCTCATCTGCAGGGTAAGTTCCCACGCTCATCTGCAGGGTAAGTTCCCACGCTCATCCGCAGGGTAAGTTCCCACACTCATCTGCAGGGTAAGTTCCCACGCTCATCTGCAGGGTAAGTTCCCACGCTCATCTCCCACGCTCATCTGCAGGGTAAGTTCCCACGCTCATCTGCAGGGTAAGTTCCCACGCTCATCTGCAGGGTAAGTTCCCACACTCATCTGCAGGGTAAGTTCCCATGCTCATCTGCAGGGTAAGTTCCCACTCTCATCTGCACGGTAGGTTCCCACGATCACCTCTGGTAACTGATACATTTCTTCAATGCATCAAGCACGTTTGAAAAATTCTATAGGAATTCACGACCCAGAGtttactggagcagcagcagcgggtGAGTGTAATTTCCCTGCAGACTCTTCAAGCAGACCAGCCTCTCCCAGAGTTCACAAACAGTCCCACCGGGGGCAGGCCCAGTGTGGAAAAAATGACTCAGACGTTGCGCGACAATTCCTCATGTTGTGAGGGGCTGTCCTTAATTCCTCCTCGGGAACTCGCCTCGACCCTCAGGTTATTCGAATTGCTCACCGAACATTGGTGTATCTACGGTAGTGCATCAGCAGACCGTTTTCGGGTCTCTGGTCTCATCTGTCATACATCAACAGGAAAGTTATGTTAGACACGATGAGGTCAACGATATCAAACGAAGCCTTGACACTGTCCGTTGCCCAtcagagactttaaccatccagttgatatatatatatatatatatatatatatatatatatatatatatatatatatatatatatatatatatatatatatatatatatatatattatatatattatacagtatATTTATTCCCACAACATCTGTGTCTTCTAAACCATTGTACAAATTTATACTactgaatgtaaaaaaaaatgttgaaggaTCAAACCTACAACACACATTTCGTTGAATGGCCCACATTGGTTTAGGACTTTAAATGAAATTAAAAtgccaaaaaaaagaaaacatcTGCAGATTTTCCTAAATAAATTGTTTGCTCTTACCTCAACAGAGTCACAAAGTGTGCTGCACCATTGGCATTGAGACTGGTTGTCAAAATTTAGGTATCGCCTATAGCATTGTCAGCATATCTTTCCCCGATCCCGTGGTGAGTATACACCACCCTCTCTGTCTTCccttaataatgataacaatttttacttctacaagtatatgatacaacttatacagaccatagctgacatcagtggcacactatatacaaaacccgttgttatgctgagcattttgggcaacttaggttgcgacccgcaccagtcggctaacatccaggtacctatttactgctaggtgaatagggacagcaggtgtcttaaggaaacatgccccaatgtttccacccgtacc is drawn from Cherax quadricarinatus isolate ZL_2023a chromosome 78, ASM3850222v1, whole genome shotgun sequence and contains these coding sequences:
- the LOC128701523 gene encoding ileal sodium/bile acid cotransporter-like produces the protein MTTCSSIMALLGMPVNLWMYSQYWLHEGEDSIVVPYVKIITSLALITIPVVTGMVIRHFKKRVASIITKVAGLLGWLGIMVCSIVGMMLYGRLLITASPLIYVGAAILPLAGFTLSYVIAKLTCRSHKVCCTIGIETGCQNLGIAYSIVSISFPDPVTRGQIIVFPVLYYFILSLELLLGIFFLHIYKKRCSFQDQPQVDVSMTYTAKTETGTAEERQPAIVTD